Proteins from a single region of Macaca thibetana thibetana isolate TM-01 chromosome 4, ASM2454274v1, whole genome shotgun sequence:
- the TBPL1 gene encoding TATA box-binding protein-like 1, whose protein sequence is MDADSDVALDILITNVVCVFRTRCHLNLRKIALEGANVIYKRDVGKVLMKLRKPRITATIWSSGKIICTGATSEEEAKFGARRLARSLQKLGFQVIFTDFKVVNVLAVCNMPFEIRLPEFTKNNRPHASYEPELHPAVCYRIKSLRATLQIFSTGSITVTGPNVKAVATAVEQIYPFVFESRKEIL, encoded by the exons ATGGATGCAGACAGTGATGTTGCATTGGACATTCTAATTACAAATGTAGTCTGTGTTTTTAGAACAAGATGCCATTTAAACTTAAGGAAGATTGCTTTGGAAGGAGCAAATGTAATTTATAAACGTGATGTTGGA aaagtATTAATGAAGCTTAGAAAACCTAGAATTACAGCTACAATTTGGTCCTCAGGAAAAATTATTTGCACTGGAGCAACAAG TGAAGAAGAAGCTAAATTTGGTGCCAGACGCTTAGCCCGCAGTCTGCAGAAACTAGGTTTTCAG GTAATATTTACAGATTTTAAGGTTGTTAATGTTCTGGCAGTGTGTAACATGCCATTTGAAATCCGTTTGCCAGAATTCACAAAGAACAATAGACCTCATGCCAG TTATGAACCTGAACTTCATCCTGCTGTGTGCTATCGGATAAAATCTCTAAGAGCTACGTTACAGATTTTTTCGACAGGAAGTATCACAGTAACAG GGCCCAATGTAAAGGCTGTTGCTACTGCTGTGGAACAGATTTACCCATTTGTGtttgaaagcaggaaagaaattttataa